The genomic interval CACGCCGGTACCGACCCTCGTCGTCGCGGCTCGACCGGCCGCCGAGCGACGCGACGAGGTCCTCCGCGCCCCACATCAGGCCGACGCAGTTGCCGACCGCGGCGAGGGCCTCGGCCGCCAGCACGCCGCGTGCCGACTCGCAGATCGCCACGACGCTCAGCGGCGCGAGGCCGGCGACGTCCTCGGGCCGCTCGGCTTTGGGCAGCACCACGGTGGTGACCGCGGTGCCGGCCAGCGCCTCCAGGTCGGCGCGGCCCGCGTCGGTGTCGGGCGGGTTGACGCGCACCATCGTCCGCGCCGGGTCGAGCACACCGCTCGCGAACCCCTCCGCGACCTGGCGGCGCGCGTCGTCCTTGGCACCGGGCGCGACCGCGTCCTCCAGGTCGACGATCACCGAGTCAGCCGCCCGCAACGCCTTGGCGTACCTGTCCGGCCGGTCCCCAGGACAGAACAGGACCGCCGGCCCCCGCAGCGCACTCATTGGTCCACGCACCCGCTTCCTCGCTCCCCTACGGCAGGCGTCGCGACAACGTCCTGCCCGGTCTCCCAGGAGTCGCGACCCCTACCTCCGCCTCGCTCGTCAGCTCCTCTGCTCACTGGGCACCCTCCGGCTCACGCATCATCAGCGCCGTGCGCCGCGCGGACGCCACGACCTCGCCGCGCTGGTTGCGCGCCCGGTGCTCGAACGTCACGACGCCCGCGGACGGACGCGACCTCGAGTCGCGCACCGCCACGATCTCGGTCTCCGCGTAGAGCGTGTCGCCGACGAACACCGGCGCGGGGAAGCTCACCTCGCCGAACCCCAGGTTGGCCACCGTGGTCTCCTGGGTCAGGTCGGCGACCGACAGGCCGACGAGGGTCGACAGCGTGAACATGCTGTTGACCAGCCGCTCGCCGAACTCCGT from Streptosporangiales bacterium carries:
- a CDS encoding CoA ester lyase — translated: MSALRGPAVLFCPGDRPDRYAKALRAADSVIVDLEDAVAPGAKDDARRQVAEGFASGVLDPARTMVRVNPPDTDAGRADLEALAGTAVTTVVLPKAERPEDVAGLAPLSVVAICESARGVLAAEALAAVGNCVGLMWGAEDLVASLGGRSSRDDEGRYRRVVEHARATTLLAARAHGKVALDGVYLAIADTDGLAAEAADSVASGYQAKAAIHPSQVPVIRSAFAPTPEQVAWARRVLAAVDSDSGVVAHDGLMVDEPVLVQARTVLAAAEANEGVADG
- a CDS encoding MaoC family dehydratase, with the protein product MAVVSRGRYLEELAVGEVYEHRPGRTVGEADNTLFSTLTMNPQSLHLDAHFASRTEFGERLVNSMFTLSTLVGLSVADLTQETTVANLGFGEVSFPAPVFVGDTLYAETEIVAVRDSRSRPSAGVVTFEHRARNQRGEVVASARRTALMMREPEGAQ